In Candidatus Methylomirabilota bacterium, the sequence GGGTGTCGTCCACGACGCGCTGGGCCTCCACCTCGCTGCTGAGATCGGCGACCATCGCCGAAACGCGCGCGCCGGCCACCGCCTTGGCGATGCCGGCCGAGGCCGCCTCGACCGCGGCTTTGTCGCTGTCCACGAGGGCGACACTCCCACCCTCTTCGGCGAATAACCGGCCCGTCGCCTCTCCGATGCCGCCTCCCCCGCCTGTGACGAGGGCGACGCGCCCAGTCATGCGCGAAGCCATGCTGCTCCGCTCAGGCCAGGGTCAGGTGGCCGCCGGGCTTGGCGACAACGCGCCCCATCGCGCCCTCGACCCAATTGGCCCCAGCGGGCAACAGGAAGGAGGTCGAGCGCACGCAGAAGGATTCCGGGCTGGCCTCGGCGGGCAGCTCCCCTCGCTCGTGGAGCGCCCTCGCCAGGCCCATGAGCCGCCTGCGGACGTGAATGATCGCCGTATCGCTCGTTCCCAATCGCTCCTGAGTGCGATCCACGATGGGCCCCTGGCTCTCCTGGATGGCCTGGTCCTGCACGCCGAAACCCGGGATGCCGCAGAACATGCGGGTGCGGTGCGCCTCCCAGTCCATGCCGTAGTCGTTGCCGCGGTTGGCCGCGGTGCGCACGTCGCCGTAGGCGTCGGACGTCGCCGGCGCATAGTCGCAGACATGCGCCCCCTTGCCCGCGATATGCAGGGCCCGCTCCTCGTCCGTGAGCTCGCGGTCGGGGTGCCACGTGACCATCCAGTTGACGACATGCGTGTCGTCCATGGGCACCCAGATATGCGACTGCGTCATCTTCTCGTCGCGGTCGGTCGGCGGCATCGTGTAGAAGGGCATGAGGAACTGGCT encodes:
- a CDS encoding aromatic ring-hydroxylating dioxygenase subunit alpha, whose protein sequence is GGTAGGPASPPPPLPQLEWTLLPEPHTLISKRVQECNWFQALEGGIDSSHISFLHAPISHTDTEIARELDRASFGIGETVQTADRAPRFEVADTDYGALIGARRSWPDGQHYWRVSQFLMPFYTMPPTDRDEKMTQSHIWVPMDDTHVVNWMVTWHPDRELTDEERALHIAGKGAHVCDYAPATSDAYGDVRTAANRGNDYGMDWEAHRTRMFCGIPGFGVQDQAIQESQGPIVDRTQERLGTSDTAIIHVRRRLMGLARALHERGELPAEASPESFCVRSTSFLLPAGANWVEGAMGRVVAKPGGHLTLA